In Nyctibius grandis isolate bNycGra1 chromosome 8, bNycGra1.pri, whole genome shotgun sequence, a single window of DNA contains:
- the KPNA4 gene encoding importin subunit alpha-3, whose protein sequence is MADNEKLDNQRLKNFKNKGRDLETMRRQRNEVAVELRKNKRDEHLLKRRNVPNEDICEDSDIDGDFRVQNTSLEAIVQNASSDNQGIQLSAVQAARKLLSSDRNPPIDDLIKSGILPILVHCLERDDNPSLQFEAAWALTNIASGTSEQTQAVVQSNAVPLFLRLLHSPHQNVCEQAVWALGNIIGDGPQCRDYVISLGVVKPLLSFISPSIPITFLRNVTWVMVNLCRHKDPPPPMETIQEILPALCVLIHHTDVNILVDTVWALSYLTDAGNEQIQMVIDSGIVPHLVPLLSHQEVKVQTAALRAVGNIVTGTDEQTQVVLNCEALSHFPALLTHPKEKINKEAVWFLSNITAGNQQQVQAVIDANLVPMIIHLLDKGDFGTQKEAAWAISNLTISGRKDQVAYLIQQNVIPPFCNLLTVKDAQVVQVVLDGLSNILKMAEDEAETIANLIEECGGLEKIEQLQNHENEDIYKLAYEIIDQFFSSDDIDEDPSLVPEAIQGGTFGFNSSANVPAEGFQF, encoded by the exons ACCAtgagaagacaaagaaatgaaGTTGCTGTGGAGTTGAGAAAG aacAAGAGAGATGAACATCTTCTAAAGAGGAGAAATGTTCCCAATGAAGATATCTGTGAAGATTCTGATATAGATGGTGACTTTAGAGTG CAAAACACTTCTTTGGAGGCAATAGTACAG aatGCTTCAAGTGACAACCAGGGTATACAGTTAAGTGCTGTGCAGGCTGCAAG aaagctgctttccagtgaTCGCAATCCACCAATTGACGATCTAATAAAATCAGGAATATTACCTATTTTAGTGCACTGTCTTGAAAGAGATGACAA TCCTTCTTTACAGTTTGAAGCTGCATGGGCTTTGACAAACATTGCCTCTGGAACCTCTGAACAAACACAGGCTGTAGTTCAATCTA ATGCTGTGCCACTTTTCCTGAGACTGCTGCATTCACCTCATCAAAATGTTTGTGAGCAAGCTGTGTGGGCTTTGGGAAACATCATAG GTGATGGACCCCAGTGTAGAGATTACGTTATTAGTCTTGGAGTAGTGAAACCACTGCTGTCCTTCATCAGCCCATCTATTCCCATaacttttttaagaaatgttacTTGGGTCATGGTCAACTTGTGCCGTCACAAAGATCCTCCTCCACCGATGGAAACCATTCAGGAG ATCCTTCCAGCGCTCTGTGTTTTAATTCACCACACAGATGTAAAT ATATTGGTAGATACAGTCTGGGCACTCTCATATCTAACGGATGCTGGCAATGAACAGATCCAGATGGTGATAGACTCCGGAATAGTCCCTCATTTGGTTCCTCTTCTCAGTCATCAAGAAGTTAAAGTGCAA aCTGCTGCACTGAGAGCTGTGGGAAACATCGTCACTGGTACCGATGAACAGACACAGGTAGTTCTGAATTGTGAAGCTCTTTCGCATTTTCCAGCACTTCTGACACAtcccaaagaaaaaattaataag GAAGCAGTGTGGTTCCTGTCTAACATCACTGCAGGAAATCAGCAGCAAGTTCAGGCAGTAATAGATGCAAACCTTGTTCCAATGATAATACATCTTCTAGATAAG GGTGACTTTGGTACTCAGAAAGAAGCTGCTTGGGCAATAAGCAACTTAACGATCAGTGGAAGAAAAGACCAA gtgGCATACTTAATTCAACAAAATGTAATTCCTCCCTTTTGCAATTTGCTGACAGTAAAAGATGCGCAAGTTGTACAAGTGGTTCTGGATGGACTaagtaatatattaaaaatggctGAAGATGAAGCAGAAACCATAGCCAATCTTATAGAAGAGTGTGGAG GTCTGGAGAAAATTGAACAGCTACAAAATCATGAAAATGAAGACATCTACAAACTGGCTTATGAGATCATTGACCAGTTCTTCTCTTCAGATGAT ATTGATGAAGACCCTAGCCTTGTTCCAGAAGCAATCCAAGGCGGAACATTTGGTTTCAATTCATCAGCCAATGTACCAGCAGAAGGGTTCCAGTTTTAG